A region of the Harpia harpyja isolate bHarHar1 chromosome 14, bHarHar1 primary haplotype, whole genome shotgun sequence genome:
cccccggcgcggcgcgggggcgtGTCCAAGGCGGTGGAGGGGGTGTGTCCCCACCGTAGCCCCTCccctcggctcggcccggcccggctcggcccggctcagcggggctgcggccgcccctccccccgccccgcctccccgcgCGCCGCTGCGCGAGCCGAGCCGAACCGGGCCGGACCGAGCCGAGCCGCCTCGGGTGGAGCCGGGTCGGGCCGGCccgaaccgagccgagccgagccgagccgggccgggccatGCAGCTGCCGCAGGTGCCGGcgcccgggccgcggccgcccgtGCTGTGGGTGCCCGCCGGGTCCAAGATTCTCTGCATCGAGGTAGGGCCCCGCCTTTGTCTgccgccggctcggctcggctcggctcggcccgggaGCCTCTGCGTGCGCTGGGGCATCCGCACCCGCGGGGTGGGGGTGCTTCGGAGTGGGGGGTGCATGCACCCGGGGAGGGGTGTCTGCACCCGGGGGGGTTATCTGCATGCAGGGATGGGGGATGCGTGTGATGGTGAGGGGGTGTATCTGCTCCCAGGGATGGCGGGGGGGTGTCGGGGTGAGCAGGGTGGGTTTGCACGCAGAGATGGGGTGAGTGCGCGGCTGGGTGGGTGAGGAGGATGGATCTGCTCccaggggtggggatgggggggtgtcGGTGGGGAGGGTGGATCTGCACCCCGGGATGGGGCGTGTGCGCGTGGGTGTCGGTGGGGAGGGTGGATCCGCACCCAGGGATGGGGTACACGCGTTGGCGGGGTGGTCGTTGGCGATGAGAGTgtatttgcccccccccccccgggtggggGGTCGCGATCGTGCGTGTGTTCGCGAGGAGGGTGTATCTgcacccagggatggggagggtgtTGGCGGGGGGGATGTTGGCGAAGAGGGTGTATCTGCACGCAGGGATGCTGCGTGTGAGGGTGGGTGTTGGTGGGAGCATGTATCTGCGCCCAGGGCTGCtgtgtggtggtggggtgtgGGTGAGCGGGGTGTATTTGCAGGCAGAGATGGAGCGTGTGCACGCCTGTGTTGGTGAAGAGGGTGTATCTGCATCCAGGGATGGGTTTGTGTGTTGGCTGGAGGGTATATTTTTCCACCCTGAGCTCGGGTGTGGGTGTTGGTGCTGTGTGTGTGGTTGCAGGTGTGCAAGGGGATGTGCTGGGGGGCGTTGCACCCGCCGATGGTGCGAGGGTGTGCGCGTGCATTGGCAGGGGTATGGTTTTGCCCCTGGGGTGTGCACAAGTAGGTGTTGGTGGGGAGCGGTTGCACGTCAGCGGCATGCAAgcatgtcagtggctgtgtgtgtGAGCGGGTGCTAAGGGTGTCTTTGCACCCAGGGATTGTGCACACGGGGTGGGGGTGTACGTGGGCCtgggggggtggcggtggggggtGTTTAAGTGTGCGCACGTGCGTGTGTGCGCACGCTGGGTGCGAGCAGGGAGCGGAGAGTGCGTGTGCGCGTATGGGTGTTGCATGGGCTCCCACATTGTGGGTGCCCAGCGGGGGAGCTGGCCGGGTGTGTGCAGGGCTCAGGTGTGcgtgggtggtggtggggatggggtgtgggtgctgctgggggggagccGTGGCCATCCAGGGGTGGTGTCCAGCACCGGGCGTCCGTGTGTCCGCAGAAGGCTGCCGGGGGTCCCTCCGTGGGTCCTGCTGCCgcaatggggaaactgaggcaaggggCGTCATGTCCCTGCCTGGCATGGATGGCAGTGCCGGCTGTGCACCCTGGGGTGTGTGCCCGTGGTTGTGCCAAATCCACAGCTTTGGGGagggtgctgtgggtgttgtGTGGGTGTGTgactgtgggtgggtgggtgcttaTGAGGACTCTGATCTCAGAGTGGGCAGGTGTAGGGGTGTTGTGTGCGGGTGTACACAGGGCTGGGTTGGGGTGGGTGTGCGTCTGCCTGTGGGTGTGCAGTCATGCTAGGACGGATGTACAGTTGTGCGTGGGTGCAAGCGTGTGGCTGTGTAGGTGTACGGTTGTGCAGGGGGGTGCTGAGGCGAGCGTGCAGCTGTGGGTGGGTGGATGTGCATGGAGGATGCTGTATGTGGGTGTGTGATTGTGCTCAGAGGTGTGCGGGAGCGGGAGTGCGGCTGTAGGGGATGCGTGGTTGTGCGTGGGGGTGTGCTAGGATGGTTGTGTGCCTGTGCGGGGTTGTGCGGTGGTGTGACTGTCCCCAGGCCAGCTGTGTCCCCTTGTTGTGAGTTCACCCCCAGGGCTCTGGCAGGGTGTTCCCGTGATGGGTGGCTGCCTGTACCCGAGCGCCTGTCTCCCTGCACCGTGTGTTGGCTGTCTGGGGACCCCGGGAGTGACGTGGGCACCAGGCTCCCATGGGCACCCGCTGCTCCAGCGTCACCCGGCGCCTCCATCTCGGCTCATTCAGATGCGTGGTGGTGGCCTGCCAGATCCTCTGGCTGTTGGGCgcaaggaggaggagggtgacACCAAGGAAGGAGCGAGGGCCAGAAGTGACCCTTTCCCACGGGGCAGGTCCCACTGCAGGGGTTCACCATGGGCTGGCTCTCCCTGGTGCCCAGGTTGTTGGGGGGCTCCGAATTTGAGCGGGTGACAGTGCCCAAGGGGTCAGGTGGTGGTTTAGCAACCGGTGGTGACCCCCTTCAGGCTGTAGCACACTGGTGGTTTGCCCATGGGGTGCTGTAGCTGGGGTTCTGTGGGGCACCCACGGGTGACGGGACTGGTGGGTGCTCGAACACCCCAGACAGGGTCTCCTGTGGGCCTGGGTGCGTCAGTGAGTCCTTGGGGTATGCAAGGACGGGTGGGGGGGACATGGGTGGGAGCGGGGTGATGGGTGGATGGATGTGTGGGTACTATGGGGGTGGAGGGATGGGTGCTAAGGGGGTGGAAAGGCAGGTGGCAGGGAGATGGGGGATGGATGGGCTGGTGTAAGGGTGCTATGGGGATGGGTAGGGGTTGGGGGGTGGATGGATGGGTGTTATGGGGATGGATGGGTGTTGGGGGTTGGATGGGTGAATTGATGGGTGAATCTTAGGTGcagatgggtgggtgggtggttgCGTGGGTGTCAGGGGTGGGTGAATGGACGGATGGGTGTTGGGGGATGGACGGATGTATGTCAGGGGGTGGACGGATGTATGTCAGGAGCAGGGGGAGATGCCTGGGTGGTTTTTTGGGTGTCAGGGGATGAATGGAAGGCTGTGGGGCAGCGGCGGGTGGCTGGGTGACTGGGTGGGCACAGGGGCACGGTGCAGGGGTGCTGTGGGGACAGACAGGCAGGTGGGCGCCGGACACCCAGGTGCGGGGGGAGGTCTTGGTGCCCAAGCCGTCCACCTGTGCCATGGGAGCCAGTGCAGGGGGGCACTGAGCATCCCAGGGTGGGCACAGGGTGATGTCAGGGCTGCCAAAACCCCCTTCTGGGGGTGTCCACAGGCCAGGGCAGTTTCTCCCCAGCACGGTGCGGCAGCCTTGGGGTAGGTTAGCTGGTCCCTGAGGCCTGACATTTATAAACATCAGCCGCTCCCGGAGAATCAATACAGTTTAATAACCGGCGAGCGGAGACGGGAGACACATCAAAATGACACTCTGCGGCTCCGTAAATGTTATTCTAAATCATACTCGCTGGGTTTATTACATTAAGCATACAGCAGCGGGCACGGGAAATTTATTCCATCAAAGGCCATCGCACTGGTAAATGGGACTGGCGGGTCGGTGGAGGGGGGGCAGCCACCCCCAAAAATGGGGTTCCCTCCTCCCGGCCGTGGCAGGGACGTGGGGGACAGGGGGATGGTGGTTCTACGGGTCTTCGTGCTGTCACAGCCTCCTGGGTTTGGGGTGAGCTGGATCCTGCCCCGGTGCTGGGGTTGGGGTGGATGTTTGGGGGACCAGTGACACAAGGGCAGCCGGGTGGCTCCATGTCCATGTCCCTCAGTGCCAGTccacggctgctggggacccaGTCCCCTCCCTGGAGCATCCTCGGCTCTGTGCTGACatttctccccgcgtttccctGGAGACGAGGCGGTTGCCGTGGAAacctccctcctcttcttccttagccatcctcttcctcacggggggggggcgggggtggtgcTGCCCCCACCCAGCCCCTAAATTTGGGGACCCCCTCCAGGGGTGCGCAGGGAGAACCCTGGGATGGGGGTGCACACCCGCGTGGGTGCGATAGCAGCACACGTGTGCGCGGCTGTCCCTGCGTACGCTTGAGCCGTGTACGTGTGCGCACAGCCGCCCCGTCATGCGTGACATCCCGCCGTTGCCGTGACGACCCCATCGAGCACATGGCTCGGGCTCTGCAGCATCGCGGGGGAAGCACGCTTGTTGCCGTGGAAACGGCCGTAATTGTAGCATTTTTCGGCtaaatgggggggaaaaaggagggggagagaggtgGAGAAATGGCTCCGTGGGGCAGCAGGCCAGGGACGTGTGTGCCGTCCCAGCGTGTCCCTCTGCACACGCATGTCACGCTCGCGGGTACACGCGGTGGCGACGCGCGAGAGGAGGCCGAAATTGGGTGAGAATCGGGAAAAGGAGAGTGGTGCCGGTGCTGCtggaggggccggggctggccgggtGCTGCCGCCGCCTCTGCAGTCCTTTGCAGTCGAGGAAAGCAGGCAGGCGGCCAAGGCTGGCACCGGCAGCCCGGCGGGCGCCTGCGGCACCGGGTACCCGTCCCCAGGGCTGTAGCATTGCCCTCCTCCCACGGCATCCCTGGTTCGGTGTGGCCACGAGCCCTGGCTCTGTTCTTGCAGGtccctcccctgctccctgctccgtccccctgtgccaggctggggcCGAATCCTGCCATTCCCCGCAGAAAGGGTTCGGTGGGGGCACAGCATCGCCACTGACCACCCGCTCCCCTTGTGTGTTGCAGATGAACCGCCCCATCCAGGTGAAGCCTGCTGACAGCGAGGGCCGAGGAGGTAGGTCCCCCCTTCCCCGGCTGCCCCGCACGGGCAGGGGGGCGGAGGGCCAGCCCAGGGGGTGATGGGGGACACGGTGGCATCGTGGGGGCTGCCGCGGGGAGGTTTGTTTGCAGAGAAACAGGCAAAAGGAGCTGCCTTTGCCGGTGGCGTCCAAAACTGAGCACAGAGCAAATGCGATCTTggctctccctgcccagcctgctgGGGGGAGCGTCCTGACGTCATGCCGAGAATGTCCTGACGTCATGCCAAGAACATCCTGATGTCATACTGTGAGCATCCTGACATCATGCTGGGCAGAGCGCCAGCCAGCCGCTCCCCGACAGCCCCTTCGTCTATCAAACAACCTAATTACCCGCCCAGAGATGCCTGTGGGGACCCCAGCAGAGTCGGGGTGCAGGAGTCGGCCGCACATGGCCCAAGCCCCTCTCAAATAGAAACTGCTGGCCCCCCCCCAATTCTCCGTGGGGGTTTGCAGGTCGTGGGGCCACGGCATTTCAAGGCTGAGTCAATAATTTGGGCAAAATTGCAGGAATTGGACCAAAACTCTCTGATGTTCCCAGTGCCGCGAGGAAGCTCTGGGCGCGTAGGCACGCTCGGACACGTGGGATGTTCGCATAGGGCCGCCTGCCCTCGGCAAGACAGCCGGGGTAGATATCGCCCTATTCAAAGCACGTTATTAAACACGCCGCAAGCTGGTCCCAGCACGTCCCAGAGGGACACGGCAAATAAATTACCCACTTACCAAGCGTAATTGGTGAAGGATTAAAAATCGATAGGCGAGCTCAGGCGCCTGGCTCTGGCCCCCTCGCCCAGGAGGGGATGTTCGGCCACCGAGCCAGCTCCCCTCGGCCGCCTTGGCCAGGAGATGGTTTATGTTTAACTAGACAACACATAGCCCTATTCCCTTAACTAATTTTCCTGGTACCTTAACGGACAGAGCATTAATCGTCTCctgccattatttatttatttctccgGCAACGCTCTTGACAGGGCACCTTATTTTCTTTGTCAAATGCTATTAGCGCGCAGCGGGAGCGCGCGGCTGCGCAAGACAGATGCTGGTAATAATCATGAAATTCTCATTATTTACTCTCCCTTCTCTCGTGTTTGGGTTATTTATGTCCCCTGGGCACGGCCGGAGGCTGCGGGTTATTCTGCGAGTCAATCATACAAAGGCAATCGCCACTGTTTTGCGGGCTCTCTTTGTTTCCCAGCCGCATCCCGCATCAGTGCTGGGGGAGCCAGCTCCTCCATCCCCAGGAAAAGCCCCAGCTCTGGTCCCTGAAGCAAGAGCCAGCTCTTCGCAGCTTCACCCCTCAGCAATTTCCCTGCAGGAGAGGTTTTTCCACCCTGAGCGTTTTGTAGGATGGAGGTGATAAACCCTGTGTATATGCTGGCAGATCAGCATTGCTCTCTGCCCAGGCTCCGGTGTTACCCGGCTCTTTCCCTTCCGTGCGCCACTTGCACACCAGGGATGAGGGGATGGGACGGTGGGTAGCATCCCGCTCTCTGAggggcttggttttgtttttagaagaCAGGAAGCTCTTTGTGGGCATGCTGGGGAAGCAACAGAGCGAGGATGACGTCCGGCGCCTCTTTGAGCCCTTTGGCCAGATCGAGGAGTGCACCATCCTCCGAGGGCCTGACGGAGCCAGCAAAGGTGGGCTTTGGGGGAGCGGGGTGAGCGCTCTGTGGGCTGTCGGCACCCATGGAGGGTGGGAGTCACTGGCTGGGCAGCACTGGCTCCCGCAGTGGCTGAATCCAACCTCTCTCGTGTCCCCTCTCTGCCCTTAGGTTGTGCCTTTGTGAAATACGGCAGCCACACCGAGGCGCAGGCTGCCATCAACAGCCTGCATGGCAGCCAAACCATGCCGGTAAGTGCCAGGCTCTCGCCCTGCCCCGTTCGACCCCATGCTGCCTGCATAATCCAATCACCAGCTAATTTGATCCTCTGTCTAATTGGATCAAAATCCTACAGACCGGCAATTTGTCGGCCAGATCACCCCAAGGTTCATCCTTGCCTGGGCGCTGAGCTCTGGGGCTGAGCGCGCAGGGCTAATTCCCTCCACGCTGGAGAAAGGGGCTGTTTAATTAACGTCGAAGGTCAAAATTGTgaacaaggaggggaaaaaggaaacagaggtcagggagctgctgccagggagAAAAAACTGGCTATAATTAAACCTCACATCGATTGCTGGTTGTTGCTGCCAAGCCgggcagcatccccagggctgaGGATGCTGTGGCTGCTGCGAGCCAGTGGGTCTCTCCCCGGAGCGGGGAGACATTTCAGGGGCATTGCCGGGGTCCTGCCGTTCAGCCCCCTCTTCCCCCTGTCTCAGGGTGCCTCATCTAGCCTGGTAGTGAAGTTTGCGGACACGGATAAGGAGAGGACCCTGCGGCGGATGCATCAGATGGCAGGGCAGCTGGGCATCTTCAACCCCATGACCATCCAGTTTGGCGCCTACGGGGCCTATACGCAAGCGGTAggagctggcgccggctgggacctgggggttttgggggagcCCCGCGAGTGGGGAGGGTTGGTTTTGCCCGTGAAAGCCTGCGTGAGGTTGTACCAGTGCCAGTGGGTGCAGATGTCCATCAGGGTTGGCGTATCCCCATTTAGGGGCACAACAGAAGGCTTCACCCCCCAGGTGAGGGTGGCATGGCTGTAGGGTGCAGCGGTCCCACGTATCGCCTTTTTTAGTGTCACCTAGacctcctcctgtccccaggtCCGGCAGCGGGTGGCATTTATCCCTCTGAGCCCCCACGCGTGGGTGCAAAGCGGGAATGCTAATttttcctcccctgctccccccttctctctgcctctcactcactttcccctttttccccctttctttcctgAAGATCATGCAGCAGCAGGCGGCCCTGATGGCGGCTGCGCAGGGGACCTGCCTGAACCCCATGGCTGCCATCGCCGCTGCCCAGATGCAGCAAATGGCCGCCTTCAATGTCAGCGGGCTGGTGGCCGCCCCCCTCACCCCCTCTTCAGGTATGACCCCCCTCCCTTTGCTCCCCATCCTGCTCAGCAACCTCAGGGGGGGCTGCCGGTGCTGACACCTCCCTCCTGCAGGTACGAGCACCCCCCCTGGCATCAGCACAGCGCCCGTGCCCAGCATCGCCACGCCGATCGGGGTGAACGGCTTCAGCCCGCTGCCGCCACAGACCAACGGGCAGCCCGCCTCGGAGACCATCTACACCAACGGCATCCACCCCTACCCAGGTAACCCTCCTCCCAGCCTTCCGGGGGGGCTCCGCTGCATTCCCTCAGGACTGGGGACACGTGCTCGGCTCACGCGGCAGGCTCCGGGGGTGCTCCCCACCCCAGGAACAAGCTGGATGAACCAGCCATGCACCGATCCCCATCGAAATCCCTCCTCCTGTGGCATTGCCGCCTTTGCAAGCGGGGGGATGCTCTTGGCTCCAATGAAAgagcagggagcagctctgcccctcTGTGGCGGTGCTTGGATGAGAGCCCTCTCCCGTGGGAGCTGCTCGTCCCTGGGTTTCTCTTGCttattctctcttccttctcccttcttttctcttcccagctCAAAGCCCCACGGTGGCAGATCCCCTCCAGCAAGCCTACGCAGGCATGCAGCACTATGCAGGTCTCAAACTTTGCTTTGcacttcttccctctctcccctctttgCTCCTCACCCTTATTTCTGGGGGGTGAACATCACCTTGGGGTTGAACCACAGGATTGGGGCAGCGTGCTTGGTCACAGATTAATGTGGTGAGCATGGGGTACCATACACTGGCAGGAGCTCCGGGGCAGTGGTGGGGTGACGCTGATGCAGACCACCATCCCCTCGTCCCCAGCAACACAGATGCGCTCCCGGCACGGCCCTCCGTGCAAATTTTGGATGGAGGAAAGTGAGTTTTAATGCCCATGGGTCTGAGATAACTCCGTGGGGGAGAGCTGGCGCCGGTACCTAGGAGAGGGGGCGAGGTTTGGGCAGTGATGGAGAGCTGGCTCCATGCTGGATCCTGCCGACACGCCAGCCTGCTGGTAGAGACGGCCACGGAGGCACCAAGACATCAAAAATCCTCGGATGTTCATCGCACGGCCGAATCTGATGGCCAAGGAGATGGGCCACAGAGAGAAGGGAGTCAAAGCGTCCTGTGGAAGTACGTCGAGCCCGGCAGCCATTTAACTAGGAGCAGTAACagcaattttcagattttcaacaGAAAATCAAGTTTTGGACCCcaaattgttcattttttcaaCCAAAAGTGCTGGCTTTCCTCAACCATGAGGCTGTATTACTGCTGCCACCAACGTCCCTCCTGGGAGAGCCGTTCCTGCATCCCTGGTGTGCCGGGAGGCCGGGGCCATGCCGGCAGGGGTGGGAAAGGCAGAGCCAGtagccctggggcaggggaggcacCTCCATCGAGGGTGGCAGCGGGGgacatccctgtccccagcccttcccagggCTGGTGTGGTTGCCGGGGTCTCagctctgcatttctctcttccAGCAGCGTATCCCACCGCCTACGCACCCATCAGCCAAGCTTTTCCCCAGCAAGCACCCATCATCCCGCAGCAGCAGCGAGAAGGTGAGGGGTTGTGGGGGGCACCCCGCCGTGGGGCCGGTGGCTCTTCGCTCCCCCCCGGGGTGACCCCCGCCTCCCGGCTGACATGTGGCTGTCCTTTGTGTGTCACCCAGGTCCCGAAGGCTGTAACCTGTTTATTTATCACCTGCCCCAGGAGTTTGGGGACGCAGAGCTCACGCAGATGTTCTTGCCTTTCGGCAATGTCATCTCTGCCAAAGTCTTTGTGGACCGTGCCACCAACCAGAGTAAATGCTTTGGTAAGTCCTGGTGTGCGGCTCTCCCCGACGTCCCAGCTCGGAGGTCTGGCTCTCCCCAGTCCCCAGCTCAGGGGTCCAGTTCTCCTCAATATCGCAGCTCAGGGATCCGGCTCTCCTCAACATCCCACCTCGAGGATCCAGCTCTCCTCGACATCCCAGCTCTCCCTGGTCTCCAGCTTGGAGGTCCAGCTCTCCCTGACATTCCAGCTCAGGCCTCCGGCTCTCCCTGATGTCCCAGCTTGGGAGTCTGGCTCTCCCTGACATCCCAGCTCAGGGGTCTGGCTCTCCCCAGTGTCTCATCTCGAGGGTCTGGCTCTCCCCAGTGTCTCATCTCGAGGGTCCAGCTCTCCCCAGCGTCCCCAGCTCGGAGGTCTGGCTCTCCCCAGTGTCCCAGCTCAGGGGTCCAGctctccccagtgtccccagctcGGAGGTCTGGCTCTCCCCAGTGTCCCAGCTCAGGGATCCGTCTCTCCCTGATATCCCAGCTCGGGGGTCCAGCTCTCTTCTGTCCCCAGCTCGGGAGTCCAGCTCTCCCCAGTCCCCAGCTCAGGTGTCCGGCTCTCCCCAACATCCCCAGCTCAGGGGTCCGGCTCTCCCTGACATCCCCAGCTCAGGGGTCTGGCTCAGGCAGCACCGCTGGGTGACCGAAGCCGCACCGTGGCTGGAGCAACGCGGCTGTCCGTCC
Encoded here:
- the CELF6 gene encoding CUGBP Elav-like family member 6 isoform X2, with protein sequence MAAAGSGVAAAAAEAGAAFSTANSGRVNGLSRPPGAIAMKDHDAIKLFVGQIPRNLEESDLKPLFEEFGRIYELTVLKDRFTGMHKGCAFLTYCARDSALKAQSALHEQKTLPGMNRPIQVKPADSEGRGDRKLFVGMLGKQQSEDDVRRLFEPFGQIEECTILRGPDGASKGCAFVKYGSHTEAQAAINSLHGSQTMPGASSSLVVKFADTDKERTLRRMHQMAGQLGIFNPMTIQFGAYGAYTQAIMQQQAALMAAAQGTCLNPMAAIAAAQMQQMAAFNVSGLVAAPLTPSSGTSTPPGISTAPVPSIATPIGVNGFSPLPPQTNGQPASETIYTNGIHPYPAQSPTVADPLQQAYAGMQHYAAAYPTAYAPISQAFPQQAPIIPQQQREGPEGCNLFIYHLPQEFGDAELTQMFLPFGNVISAKVFVDRATNQSKCFGFVSFDNPTSAQAAIQAMNGFQIGMKRLKVQLKRPKDANRPY
- the CELF6 gene encoding CUGBP Elav-like family member 6 isoform X4, encoding MAAAGSGVAAAAAEAGAAFSTANSGRVNGLSRPPGAIAMKDHDAIKLFVGQIPRNLEESDLKPLFEEFGRIYELTVLKDRFTGMHKGCAFLTYCARDSALKAQSALHEQKTLPGMNRPIQVKPADSEGRGEDRKLFVGMLGKQQSEDDVRRLFEPFGQIEECTILRGPDGASKGCAFVKYGSHTEAQAAINSLHGSQTMPGASSSLVVKFADTDKERTLRRMHQMAGQLGIFNPMTIQFGAYGAYTQAIMQQQAALMAAAQGTCLNPMAAIAAAQMQQMAAFNVSGLVAAPLTPSSGTSTPPGISTAPVPSIATPIGVNGFSPLPPQTNGQPASETIYTNGIHPYPAAYPTAYAPISQAFPQQAPIIPQQQREGPEGCNLFIYHLPQEFGDAELTQMFLPFGNVISAKVFVDRATNQSKCFGFVSFDNPTSAQAAIQAMNGFQIGMKRLKVQLKRPKDANRPY
- the CELF6 gene encoding CUGBP Elav-like family member 6 isoform X6, with translation MQLPQVPAPGPRPPVLWVPAGSKILCIEMNRPIQVKPADSEGRGDRKLFVGMLGKQQSEDDVRRLFEPFGQIEECTILRGPDGASKGCAFVKYGSHTEAQAAINSLHGSQTMPGASSSLVVKFADTDKERTLRRMHQMAGQLGIFNPMTIQFGAYGAYTQAIMQQQAALMAAAQGTCLNPMAAIAAAQMQQMAAFNVSGLVAAPLTPSSGTSTPPGISTAPVPSIATPIGVNGFSPLPPQTNGQPASETIYTNGIHPYPAQSPTVADPLQQAYAGMQHYAAAYPTAYAPISQAFPQQAPIIPQQQREGPEGCNLFIYHLPQEFGDAELTQMFLPFGNVISAKVFVDRATNQSKCFGFVSFDNPTSAQAAIQAMNGFQIGMKRLKVQLKRPKDANRPY
- the CELF6 gene encoding CUGBP Elav-like family member 6 isoform X1, with amino-acid sequence MAAAGSGVAAAAAEAGAAFSTANSGRVNGLSRPPGAIAMKDHDAIKLFVGQIPRNLEESDLKPLFEEFGRIYELTVLKDRFTGMHKGCAFLTYCARDSALKAQSALHEQKTLPGMNRPIQVKPADSEGRGEDRKLFVGMLGKQQSEDDVRRLFEPFGQIEECTILRGPDGASKGCAFVKYGSHTEAQAAINSLHGSQTMPGASSSLVVKFADTDKERTLRRMHQMAGQLGIFNPMTIQFGAYGAYTQAIMQQQAALMAAAQGTCLNPMAAIAAAQMQQMAAFNVSGLVAAPLTPSSGTSTPPGISTAPVPSIATPIGVNGFSPLPPQTNGQPASETIYTNGIHPYPAQSPTVADPLQQAYAGMQHYAAAYPTAYAPISQAFPQQAPIIPQQQREGPEGCNLFIYHLPQEFGDAELTQMFLPFGNVISAKVFVDRATNQSKCFGFVSFDNPTSAQAAIQAMNGFQIGMKRLKVQLKRPKDANRPY
- the CELF6 gene encoding CUGBP Elav-like family member 6 isoform X3, which gives rise to MAAAGSGVAAAAAEAGAAFSTANSGRVNGLSRPPGAIAMKDHDAIKLFVGQIPRNLEESDLKPLFEEFGRIYELTVLKDRFTGMHKGCAFLTYCARDSALKAQSALHEQKTLPGMNRPIQVKPADSEGRGEDRKLFVGMLGKQQSEDDVRRLFEPFGQIEECTILRGPDGASKGCAFVKYGSHTEAQAAINSLHGSQTMPGASSSLVVKFADTDKERTLRRMHQMAGQLGIFNPMTIQFGAYGAYTQAIMQQQAALMAAAQGTCLNPMAAIAAAQMQQMAAFNVSGLVAAPLTPSSGTSTPPGISTAPVPSIATPIGVNGFSPLPPQTNGQPASETIYTNGIHPYPAQSPTVADPLQQAYAGMQHYAAYPTAYAPISQAFPQQAPIIPQQQREGPEGCNLFIYHLPQEFGDAELTQMFLPFGNVISAKVFVDRATNQSKCFGFVSFDNPTSAQAAIQAMNGFQIGMKRLKVQLKRPKDANRPY
- the CELF6 gene encoding CUGBP Elav-like family member 6 isoform X5, yielding MQLPQVPAPGPRPPVLWVPAGSKILCIEMNRPIQVKPADSEGRGEDRKLFVGMLGKQQSEDDVRRLFEPFGQIEECTILRGPDGASKGCAFVKYGSHTEAQAAINSLHGSQTMPGASSSLVVKFADTDKERTLRRMHQMAGQLGIFNPMTIQFGAYGAYTQAIMQQQAALMAAAQGTCLNPMAAIAAAQMQQMAAFNVSGLVAAPLTPSSGTSTPPGISTAPVPSIATPIGVNGFSPLPPQTNGQPASETIYTNGIHPYPAQSPTVADPLQQAYAGMQHYAAAYPTAYAPISQAFPQQAPIIPQQQREGPEGCNLFIYHLPQEFGDAELTQMFLPFGNVISAKVFVDRATNQSKCFGFVSFDNPTSAQAAIQAMNGFQIGMKRLKVQLKRPKDANRPY